A single region of the Oncorhynchus kisutch isolate 150728-3 linkage group LG30, Okis_V2, whole genome shotgun sequence genome encodes:
- the LOC109875135 gene encoding elongation of very long chain fatty acids protein 1-like, with protein sequence MLREVGSNIMVFYEYVLQRTDHRLLPYPLMRTPFQMTSILMGYVFFSLYAGPLLMANRKPYNLKTAMIIYNFSMVSLNAFLVYEFLMSGWGTTFTWRCDLCDYSSNPRALRMVQVAWWFLFSKFTELLDTFFFVLRKKHSQITFLHVFHHSFMPFTWWWGITIAPAGGMSSFHAMVNCCVHVIMYTYYGLSAAGPRFQKYLWWKKYMTAIQLIQFVLISLHISQYYFMEKCDFQVPMFIHLIWMYGTFFFLLFSNFWIQAYVKGKRLPTATMEKLKQNAVIVVINSKPLGNSNGTAHRVNGHNQLGKVKEV encoded by the exons ATGCTACGAGAAGTGGGATCCAATATTATGGTGTTTTATGAGTATGTATTGCAGAGAACGG ACCACCGGTTGTTGCCCTACCCGTTGATGCGGACCCCCTTCCAGATGACCAGCATCCTGATGGGCTATGTGTTCTTCTCGCTGTACGCAGGGCCTCTGTTGATGGCCAACCGCAAGCCATATAACCTCAAAACAGCCATGATCATCTATAACTTCAGCATGGTGTCCCTAAACGCCTTCCTAGTCTATGAG TTCCTGATGTCAGGATGGGGAACCACTTTTACCTGGAGATGTGACCTGTGTGACTACTCAAGCAACCCACGGGCTCTAAGG ATGGTTCAAGTGGCCTGGTGGTTTTTGTTCTCTAAATTCACTGAGCTTCTGGACACC TTTTTCTTTGTGCTGCGTAAGAAACACAGCCAGATCACATTTCTACATGTCTTCCATCACTCCTTCATGCCCTTCACGTGGTGGTGGGGAATTACCATTGCTCCTG CAGGGGGAATGAGCTCGTTCCATGCCATGGTCAACTGCTGTGTCCACGTCATCATGTACACCTACTACGGCCTGTCCGCTGCCGGACCTCGCTTCCAAAAATACCTCTGGTGGAAGAAGTACATGACCGCAATCCAGCTG ATCCAGTTTGTGCTGATCTCACTTCACATCTCTCAGTACTACTTCATGGAGAAGTGTGACTTTCAGGTGCCCATGTTCATTCACCTTATCTGGATGTATGGCACCTTCTTCTTCCTACTATTCTCCAACTTCTGGATTCAGGCCTACGTGAAGGGGAAACGGCTGCCTACGGCAACTATGGAGAAGCTAAAGCAGAATGCCGTTATAGTGGTCATCAACAGCAAGCCACTGGGGAATAGCAACGGGACAGCACATCGTGTCAATGGCCATAACCAACTAGGCAAAGTGAAGGAAGTCTAG